A portion of the Paenibacillus hamazuiensis genome contains these proteins:
- a CDS encoding response regulator, which translates to MKPLWKVLITDDEPIIREGIRESVDWEALGMQVAAEAEDGEEALELALKHEVHLVLADLNMPIMDGITFIKEMRNRRPECKVIIVTGHDEFTYAQEAIRLHVAEYILKPAEPEQLRKVLEKVGKELEDEYAQEQHLQLASRQITRNFPLLRERFCLEWVEDQLASEEIAEQLQFLQLPAESPHTLGMIRWAEPGMSSRMMPEKDRQLFLFAVENIATEYLLPWRHVTFRDSVDLLVFLIWGDVPAEVFSQIDQSIKRYLKIHTTQHFEPVRGGLTGVPEAYRQAKSELYKQAVISPIARRAKQIILEQYGDKELSLERTAQMLQVSPVYLSRVLKQELGSTFVALLTETRIKKAIQLLNASDLPIHEIAERVGYDTQHYFSTAFKKATGVSPLQYRRGGLEPQPTGE; encoded by the coding sequence GACGGCGAGGAAGCGCTCGAGCTGGCGCTGAAGCACGAGGTGCACCTCGTGCTTGCCGACCTCAATATGCCGATTATGGACGGAATCACCTTCATCAAGGAGATGCGGAACCGGCGTCCCGAGTGCAAGGTGATCATCGTTACAGGCCATGACGAATTTACTTATGCCCAGGAGGCGATTCGTCTCCATGTCGCCGAATACATCCTGAAGCCGGCCGAACCCGAGCAGCTTCGCAAAGTGCTGGAGAAGGTCGGAAAGGAGCTGGAGGACGAATACGCTCAGGAGCAGCATCTGCAGCTGGCATCAAGGCAAATTACGCGGAACTTTCCGCTGCTTCGCGAAAGATTTTGCCTGGAATGGGTGGAAGACCAGTTGGCATCGGAAGAAATTGCGGAACAGCTGCAGTTCCTGCAGCTGCCCGCCGAAAGTCCGCACACCCTCGGCATGATCCGCTGGGCCGAGCCGGGAATGTCGTCGCGGATGATGCCGGAGAAAGATCGGCAGCTTTTTTTGTTTGCGGTGGAAAATATCGCCACCGAATATTTGCTGCCCTGGCGCCATGTTACGTTTCGCGATTCGGTCGATTTGCTGGTATTCCTGATTTGGGGAGACGTGCCTGCGGAAGTATTTTCCCAGATTGACCAATCGATCAAGCGGTATTTGAAAATTCATACGACGCAGCATTTTGAGCCCGTCCGGGGCGGGTTAACCGGCGTTCCCGAAGCTTACCGGCAGGCGAAGTCCGAGCTGTACAAGCAGGCGGTCATCTCTCCGATCGCGCGGAGGGCGAAACAGATCATTCTGGAGCAATACGGCGATAAGGAGCTTTCTCTGGAGCGGACGGCGCAGATGCTGCAGGTGTCGCCCGTCTATTTGAGCCGCGTGCTGAAGCAGGAGCTCGGCTCGACCTTTGTGGCGCTGCTGACCGAAACACGGATCAAAAAGGCGATTCAGCTGCTCAACGCAAGCGATCTGCCGATCCACGAAATCGCCGAACGCGTCGGCTACGATACGCAGCATTATTTCAGCACCGCCTTCAAAAAAGCGACGGGCGTATCGCCCCTCCAGTACCGGCGCGGCGGCTTGGAACCGCAGCCGACCGGCGAGTAG